Proteins encoded by one window of Rhodobacteraceae bacterium IMCC1335:
- the queG gene encoding tRNA epoxyqueuosine(34) reductase QueG — MQELKQRLLAQAKGEGFDQLAICQPSAVPQMEADLRAFLAKNYHGQMAWLEDRQAWRSDPSALWPEAKSVIMLARSYAPSEDPMAVLAQPDRGTISVYARNKDYHDVIKKRLKALARWLIAEKGGAVKVFVDTAPVPEKPLAQAAGLGWQGKHTNLVNRSLGNWFFLGAIFTTLDLPLDEKEPDHCGSCQACLQACPTQAFPAPYQLDARRCISYLTIEHKGPVDLDLRAQMGNRIYGCDDCLAACPWNKFAQTAQDMRFHAREDLTAPKLAELAMLKDAEFRQKFSGSPIKRIGRDRFIRNVLYAIGNSQQVELAAVAARLQSDADPTVAEAAIWAQAQLEKL; from the coding sequence ATGCAAGAGCTTAAACAGCGGCTTTTGGCGCAGGCCAAGGGGGAAGGTTTTGATCAACTGGCGATTTGCCAACCCTCGGCCGTACCCCAGATGGAGGCCGATTTGCGCGCATTTTTGGCCAAAAATTATCATGGACAAATGGCTTGGCTGGAGGATCGCCAAGCCTGGCGTTCGGATCCCAGCGCCCTGTGGCCAGAGGCGAAATCGGTTATAATGCTGGCGCGGTCCTACGCGCCCAGCGAAGATCCGATGGCGGTTTTGGCGCAGCCTGATCGCGGTACAATTTCTGTTTATGCCCGAAATAAAGATTACCATGATGTTATTAAAAAGCGTCTGAAAGCCTTGGCCCGTTGGTTAATCGCCGAGAAGGGCGGCGCTGTTAAAGTGTTTGTGGATACGGCGCCGGTGCCAGAAAAACCCTTGGCGCAGGCTGCTGGGCTTGGCTGGCAAGGCAAACATACCAATTTGGTCAACCGATCGCTGGGCAATTGGTTTTTCTTGGGCGCGATTTTTACAACGCTCGATTTGCCGTTGGATGAAAAAGAGCCGGATCATTGCGGATCTTGTCAGGCGTGTTTGCAGGCTTGCCCGACGCAGGCTTTTCCAGCGCCATATCAGCTGGATGCGCGGCGCTGCATTTCCTATCTGACGATTGAACATAAAGGCCCGGTGGATCTTGATTTACGGGCGCAGATGGGAAATCGCATTTATGGTTGCGATGATTGTTTGGCGGCATGCCCGTGGAATAAATTTGCACAAACCGCGCAAGATATGCGCTTTCATGCGCGCGAAGATTTAACCGCGCCAAAATTGGCCGAGCTGGCGATGCTAAAGGATGCGGAATTTCGCCAGAAATTTTCGGGCAGCCCGATCAAACGAATCGGCCGTGATCGTTTTATACGCAATGTGCTTTATGCGATCGGAAATTCGCAGCAGGTTGAGTTGGCAGCGGTGGCCGCCCGACTGCAATCAGATGCTGACCCAACGGTCGCAGAAGCAGCGATTTGGGCGCAAGCGCAGCTTGAAAAACTTTAA
- a CDS encoding glutathione S-transferase family protein: MLRLYHAPLSPFCRKIRLTLAEKRVEVELVDEKYWERSTDFLRRNPAGQVPILRHESGYLTQSGAICEFLEDLYPDPALLPKTALDKYEMRRLIAWFDDKFHKDVTVKLLNERVIKKITGEGFPESKHVIAGMKAIKFHLDYMSELLDQRRWLAGDQMTLADFAAAAHLSVLDYISDVDWNRSAIVKDWYAKIKSRPAFRSILADQVPGFPPPKHYNDLDF; this comes from the coding sequence ATGCTGCGCTTGTATCATGCCCCTCTCTCGCCGTTTTGTCGGAAAATTCGGCTGACCCTTGCTGAAAAACGCGTTGAGGTTGAGCTGGTCGATGAAAAATACTGGGAGCGCAGCACGGATTTTTTGCGCCGTAATCCGGCTGGGCAAGTTCCGATTTTGCGCCATGAAAGCGGCTATCTCACTCAAAGCGGTGCGATTTGCGAATTTCTTGAGGATTTATACCCCGATCCAGCGCTGCTGCCCAAAACCGCTTTGGACAAATACGAAATGCGCCGTTTGATCGCGTGGTTCGATGATAAGTTTCACAAAGACGTGACGGTAAAATTGCTAAATGAGCGGGTGATCAAGAAAATCACCGGTGAGGGTTTTCCTGAAAGCAAACACGTGATTGCAGGTATGAAGGCGATAAAATTTCATCTTGATTATATGTCTGAGCTGTTGGACCAGCGCCGCTGGCTTGCGGGGGATCAGATGACGCTGGCAGATTTTGCAGCTGCCGCGCATCTGTCAGTGCTAGATTATATTTCAGATGTGGATTGGAATCGATCGGCCATCGTGAAAGATTGGTACGCAAAAATCAAATCTCGCCCTGCGTTTCGAAGTATTCTGGCGGATCAAGTGCCGGGGTTTCCACCGCCCAAACATTACAATGATTTGGATTTCTAA
- the gltB gene encoding glutamate synthase large subunit — MTHENTTGFGPDWMKQQEQKRQWMTQNSLYREEDEHASCGVGLVVSINGKASRKVVENGIAALKAVWHRGAVDADGKTGDGAGIHVQIPVRFFYDQIRRTGHEPRQDELVAVGQVFLPRADFGAQETCRSIVESEVLRMGYYIYGWRHVPVEVSCLGEKANATRPEIEQILISNSKGVDEETFERDLYVIRRRIEKSAAASGVGQLYIASLSCRSIIYKGMMLAEQVAVFYPDLMDERFTSAFAIYHQRYSTNTFPQWWLAQPFRMLAHNGEINTLKGNVNWMKSHEIRMASMAFGETAEDIKPIVPSGSSDSAALDAVFEALVRAGRNAPMAKTMLVPETWSKQGKDLPDAWRDMYSYCNSVMEPWDGPAALAMTDGRWVCAGLDRNGLRPMRYVVTGDGLLIAGSETGMVPIDEATVREKGALGPGQLLAVDMSDGKLYHDTAIKDKLAAAQPFGSWVEKINELDAPLASVTEAPLFTGADLRQRQIAAGYSIEELEQILAPMAEDGKETLASMGDDTPSAVLSKKYRPLSHYFRQNFSQVTNPPIDSLREYRVMSLKTRFGNLKNVLDESSAQTEILVLDSPFVGNAQWEELTRHFNAPMVEIDCSFAVGSGPSALQTGLERIRAEAEDAVRSGAGHLVLSDHASNAEKIAMPMILATSAVHSHLTRKGLRTFCSLNVRSAECIDPHYFAVLIGAGATVVNAYLAEDSLNDRIERGLLNGTLTEVVSRYREAIDQGLLKIMSKMGISVISSYRGGLNFEAVGLSRAMCAEYFPGLMSRISGIGVSGVQKKAEEIHAAAWQGATGVLPMGGFYKSRKTGETHAWEAQTMHMMQTACDRASFDLWKQYSARMQSNPPIHLRDLLAVKPIGDPVPLEEVESITAIRRRFVTPGMSLGALSPEAHKTLNVAMNRIGAKSDSGEGGEDPAHFHPEPNGDNPSAKIKQVASGRFGVTAEYLNQCEELEIKVAQGAKPGEGGQLPGMKVTDLIARLRHSTKGVTLISPPPHHDIYSIEDLAQLIYDLKQINPRCKVTVKLVASSGVGTIAAGVAKAEADVILISGHNGGTGASPATSIKFAGLPWEMGLTEAHQVLAMNNLRDRITLRTDGGLRTGRDIIMAAMMGAEEFGIGTAALIAMGCIMVRQCQSNTCPVGVCTQNEELRSKFTGSADKVVNLITFYAQEVREILASIGARSLDEIIGRADLLGQVSRGAEHLDDLDLNPLLIRVDGADTVVYNRDRPRNTVPDTLDAEIVRDAARFLQDGEKMQLSYSVQNTHRTVGTRISSHIVTKFGMRNALQEDHLTIKLTGSAGQSLGAFAAPGLKLQVSGDANDYVGKGLSGGMIVVRPAMTSPLVAADNTIIGNTVLYGATDGHLFASGRAGERFGVRNSGAKVVVEGCGSNGCEYMTGGVAVILGTVGANFGAGMTGGMAYIYDPDSLAQSRMNMETLVTCPVTIGHWQEQLKSLISRHAEETGSPKAHDILRQWDVEKDHFLQVCPKEMLVHLPHPLSDEAKSIPAE; from the coding sequence ATGACACATGAAAACACCACGGGCTTTGGGCCAGATTGGATGAAGCAACAGGAACAAAAGCGCCAATGGATGACGCAGAACAGCCTGTATCGCGAAGAAGATGAGCATGCCTCATGCGGCGTAGGTTTGGTGGTGTCGATCAATGGCAAGGCCAGCCGCAAAGTTGTTGAAAATGGCATTGCCGCGTTGAAAGCGGTTTGGCACCGCGGCGCTGTGGATGCAGATGGCAAAACCGGCGACGGAGCCGGCATTCACGTGCAAATACCCGTGCGGTTTTTCTATGATCAAATCCGCCGGACGGGGCATGAACCGCGCCAAGATGAGCTGGTGGCTGTGGGGCAGGTGTTTTTACCCCGCGCAGATTTTGGCGCTCAAGAAACCTGCCGAAGCATCGTTGAAAGCGAAGTTTTGCGGATGGGTTATTATATCTATGGATGGCGGCACGTGCCCGTTGAGGTCAGTTGTTTAGGCGAAAAAGCCAACGCAACGCGGCCCGAAATTGAACAAATTCTGATCAGCAACTCCAAAGGGGTAGATGAAGAAACGTTTGAGCGCGATCTCTACGTGATCCGCCGCCGAATTGAAAAATCTGCGGCCGCATCGGGTGTGGGGCAACTTTACATCGCCTCGCTATCTTGCCGTTCGATCATTTACAAGGGCATGATGCTGGCCGAACAGGTGGCGGTGTTCTATCCTGATTTGATGGATGAGCGCTTCACCAGCGCCTTTGCCATCTATCATCAGCGCTATTCCACAAACACGTTTCCCCAATGGTGGTTGGCGCAGCCGTTTCGGATGCTCGCGCATAATGGCGAAATCAACACGCTGAAAGGCAATGTGAATTGGATGAAAAGCCATGAAATTCGCATGGCAAGTATGGCATTTGGCGAGACGGCTGAAGACATCAAACCCATCGTGCCAAGTGGCTCTTCTGATTCTGCGGCGCTTGACGCGGTGTTCGAGGCCTTGGTGCGCGCTGGGCGCAATGCGCCAATGGCGAAAACCATGTTAGTGCCTGAAACCTGGTCAAAGCAGGGCAAAGACCTGCCCGATGCTTGGCGGGATATGTATTCTTACTGCAATTCGGTGATGGAGCCATGGGATGGCCCTGCGGCGTTGGCGATGACCGATGGTCGCTGGGTTTGCGCTGGGCTGGACCGTAATGGTTTGCGCCCGATGCGCTATGTGGTGACGGGCGATGGCTTGCTGATCGCCGGATCCGAAACCGGCATGGTGCCGATTGACGAGGCCACGGTGCGCGAAAAGGGCGCTTTGGGCCCGGGGCAATTGCTCGCGGTCGATATGAGTGATGGAAAATTATACCATGACACAGCGATCAAAGATAAATTGGCGGCCGCGCAGCCCTTTGGCAGCTGGGTTGAGAAAATCAACGAATTAGACGCGCCTTTGGCAAGCGTCACCGAAGCCCCGCTATTTACCGGCGCAGATTTGCGTCAACGTCAGATTGCCGCGGGATATTCGATCGAAGAGCTCGAACAAATTCTGGCGCCGATGGCCGAAGATGGCAAAGAAACGCTGGCATCGATGGGTGATGATACGCCGAGCGCGGTCTTGTCGAAAAAATATCGCCCCTTGTCGCATTATTTCCGGCAAAATTTCTCGCAAGTGACCAACCCGCCGATTGACAGCCTGCGCGAATACCGCGTGATGAGCCTGAAAACGCGATTTGGAAATCTTAAAAACGTATTGGATGAAAGCAGCGCGCAAACTGAAATTCTGGTGCTTGACAGCCCCTTCGTTGGAAATGCGCAATGGGAGGAATTGACCCGGCATTTTAACGCGCCGATGGTTGAGATTGACTGTAGCTTTGCCGTTGGCTCAGGGCCATCAGCCCTGCAAACAGGCTTGGAGCGCATCCGGGCAGAGGCAGAAGATGCCGTACGTTCGGGGGCGGGTCATTTGGTTTTGAGCGATCACGCCTCTAACGCAGAAAAAATCGCCATGCCGATGATTTTGGCCACCTCCGCGGTGCACAGCCATCTCACCCGCAAAGGCTTGCGTACGTTCTGTTCGCTGAATGTGCGGTCTGCAGAATGCATTGATCCGCATTATTTTGCGGTTTTGATTGGCGCGGGGGCAACGGTGGTGAATGCCTATTTGGCCGAGGACAGTTTGAACGATCGGATTGAGCGCGGCTTGCTGAACGGGACCCTGACAGAGGTTGTGTCGCGCTATCGCGAGGCGATCGATCAAGGCTTGCTGAAAATCATGTCGAAAATGGGTATTTCGGTGATTTCTTCCTATCGGGGCGGTTTGAATTTTGAAGCTGTTGGGCTTAGCCGTGCGATGTGCGCTGAATATTTCCCGGGCTTGATGAGCCGGATTTCGGGCATTGGCGTCAGCGGCGTGCAGAAAAAAGCAGAAGAAATTCACGCGGCAGCTTGGCAGGGTGCCACGGGTGTTTTGCCGATGGGCGGGTTTTATAAATCGCGCAAAACTGGTGAAACCCACGCTTGGGAGGCCCAGACCATGCATATGATGCAAACCGCCTGTGATCGGGCCAGCTTTGATTTATGGAAACAATATTCTGCCCGCATGCAATCAAACCCGCCAATTCATTTGCGCGATTTGCTGGCTGTGAAGCCGATCGGTGATCCTGTGCCATTAGAGGAAGTGGAAAGCATCACCGCGATTCGTCGGCGCTTTGTGACGCCGGGTATGTCTTTGGGTGCCTTAAGCCCGGAAGCGCATAAAACGCTAAACGTCGCGATGAACCGTATCGGTGCCAAATCGGATAGCGGCGAAGGGGGCGAGGATCCAGCGCATTTTCACCCCGAACCAAATGGTGACAACCCATCGGCGAAAATTAAGCAAGTTGCTTCGGGCCGCTTTGGCGTGACTGCGGAATATCTCAACCAATGTGAAGAGCTTGAGATTAAGGTCGCGCAAGGGGCGAAACCAGGTGAAGGCGGTCAGCTGCCGGGCATGAAGGTCACCGATTTGATCGCCCGTTTGCGCCATTCCACCAAGGGCGTTACGTTAATTTCCCCGCCTCCACATCACGATATTTATTCGATCGAGGATTTGGCGCAGCTGATCTATGATTTGAAACAAATCAACCCGCGCTGCAAAGTGACGGTGAAATTGGTCGCTTCTTCGGGCGTGGGCACGATCGCGGCCGGGGTTGCAAAAGCCGAAGCAGATGTGATTTTGATTTCCGGCCATAATGGGGGCACCGGTGCCTCTCCGGCAACCTCGATCAAATTTGCCGGCTTGCCATGGGAAATGGGATTGACCGAGGCCCATCAAGTGTTGGCGATGAACAATCTGCGCGACCGCATTACTTTACGCACCGATGGCGGTTTGCGCACGGGTCGTGATATCATCATGGCTGCGATGATGGGGGCCGAAGAATTTGGCATCGGCACCGCAGCGTTGATTGCGATGGGCTGTATTATGGTGCGGCAGTGCCAATCCAACACATGCCCGGTCGGCGTGTGCACGCAAAACGAAGAGCTGCGCTCAAAATTCACCGGCTCTGCGGATAAAGTCGTGAATTTGATCACCTTCTATGCGCAAGAGGTGCGCGAAATTCTGGCGAGCATTGGCGCGCGCTCATTGGATGAGATCATTGGTCGGGCCGATCTGCTCGGTCAAGTCAGCCGGGGCGCCGAACATTTGGATGATCTGGACTTGAACCCACTTCTGATCCGCGTCGATGGGGCTGACACGGTTGTGTATAACCGTGACCGTCCCCGCAATACGGTTCCTGATACGCTGGATGCTGAGATTGTGCGCGACGCGGCGCGGTTTTTACAAGATGGCGAAAAAATGCAGCTGTCTTATTCGGTTCAAAACACCCACCGCACCGTCGGCACGCGCATATCCAGCCATATCGTAACCAAATTCGGTATGCGCAATGCGCTGCAAGAAGATCATCTAACGATCAAGCTTACCGGCAGCGCGGGCCAATCTTTGGGCGCCTTCGCCGCGCCCGGGCTGAAGCTGCAAGTGTCGGGGGATGCCAATGATTATGTTGGTAAAGGGCTGTCAGGGGGCATGATTGTGGTGCGCCCTGCAATGACCAGCCCCTTGGTGGCGGCGGATAATACAATTATCGGCAACACGGTTCTCTATGGCGCCACCGATGGCCACTTATTCGCAAGCGGGCGCGCCGGTGAGCGCTTTGGCGTGCGCAATTCAGGTGCCAAGGTTGTGGTTGAAGGCTGCGGCAGCAATGGGTGCGAATATATGACCGGCGGGGTTGCGGTGATTTTGGGCACTGTCGGGGCCAATTTTGGCGCCGGTATGACGGGTGGCATGGCCTATATCTATGATCCAGACTCGCTGGCGCAAAGCCGGATGAATATGGAAACATTGGTCACCTGTCCGGTCACGATTGGACATTGGCAAGAGCAGTTGAAATCTTTGATTTCACGCCATGCTGAAGAAACCGGCAGCCCTAAGGCGCATGATATTTTGCGCCAATGGGATGTGGAAAAAGACCACTTTTTGCAAGTGTGCCCTAAAGAGATGTTGGTGCATCTGCCGCATCCTTTATCGGATGAAGCCAAAAGTATTCCGGCTGAATAA
- a CDS encoding NAD(P)-binding protein, which produces MAKQPMLKFVSIERDMPKKRSATERAEDFKEIYAEFAAEKAKEQASRCSQCGVPYCQSHCPLHNNIPDWLHLTAEGRLQEAYEVSQATNSFPEICGRICPQDRLCEGNCVIEQSGHETVTIGAVEKYITDTAWQEGWVQPLSPARELDKSVGIIGAGPGGLAAADRLRRAGFQVTIYDRYDRAGGLLTYGIPGFKLEKDIVMRRNQQLVDGGVTLKLNCNIGEDITFEDLRAQHDAVIVATGVYKIRDLDVPGGALSGVVQALDFLATSNRENFGDDVPEFTSGALNAADKNVVVIGGGDTAMDCVRTAIRQGATSVKCMYRRDRANMPGSQREVENAEEEGVVFEWLSAPEAFVDDTNIQDVKAVAGQAGPVRGVLGHKMRLGAPDATGRRMPEVIEGSRYVEKADLVIKALGFEPEDLPHLFDQPELPVTRWGTIKAAFGSGKTALPGVYAVGDIVRGASLVVWAIKDGQDTANAIIAELQPSAAIAAE; this is translated from the coding sequence ATGGCCAAGCAGCCAATGTTAAAATTCGTGTCGATCGAACGCGATATGCCAAAGAAACGCAGCGCAACCGAGCGTGCAGAAGATTTCAAAGAAATTTACGCCGAATTCGCGGCTGAGAAGGCAAAAGAGCAGGCCAGCCGCTGTAGCCAATGCGGGGTGCCTTACTGCCAGTCGCATTGCCCGCTTCACAACAACATCCCCGATTGGTTGCACTTAACCGCCGAGGGCCGCCTGCAAGAAGCCTATGAGGTGTCGCAGGCGACCAATAGTTTTCCTGAGATCTGCGGGCGGATCTGTCCGCAAGACCGTCTGTGCGAGGGCAATTGCGTGATCGAGCAATCGGGCCATGAAACTGTCACGATTGGGGCTGTCGAGAAATATATCACCGATACCGCATGGCAAGAAGGCTGGGTGCAGCCTTTATCACCTGCACGCGAGCTTGATAAATCGGTTGGTATTATTGGCGCAGGGCCCGGTGGGTTAGCCGCTGCAGATCGGCTGCGCCGGGCGGGGTTTCAGGTGACGATTTATGACCGCTATGACCGGGCAGGTGGATTGCTCACCTATGGTATTCCCGGCTTCAAGCTGGAAAAAGACATTGTTATGCGCCGCAATCAGCAATTGGTTGATGGCGGGGTGACGCTTAAGTTGAATTGCAATATCGGCGAAGATATCACGTTTGAGGACCTGCGCGCGCAGCATGATGCCGTGATTGTGGCTACTGGCGTTTACAAAATCCGCGATTTGGATGTTCCGGGCGGCGCGCTCTCGGGCGTTGTGCAAGCGCTCGACTTTCTGGCCACGTCAAACCGTGAAAATTTTGGCGATGACGTGCCAGAATTTACCAGTGGTGCGTTGAATGCTGCCGATAAAAACGTGGTGGTGATCGGCGGTGGGGATACGGCGATGGATTGCGTGCGCACGGCGATCCGCCAAGGGGCCACCTCGGTAAAATGCATGTACCGCCGCGACCGCGCCAATATGCCCGGATCGCAGCGGGAAGTTGAAAATGCCGAGGAAGAAGGCGTTGTTTTTGAATGGCTATCCGCGCCAGAAGCTTTTGTAGATGATACGAACATTCAGGATGTGAAAGCGGTCGCCGGGCAAGCTGGCCCGGTGCGCGGCGTGCTGGGCCATAAAATGCGTCTTGGGGCGCCTGATGCCACCGGACGGCGCATGCCCGAGGTGATCGAGGGCAGCCGCTATGTCGAAAAGGCGGATCTGGTGATCAAAGCGCTGGGCTTTGAACCGGAAGATCTTCCGCATTTATTTGACCAACCCGAATTGCCCGTGACCCGCTGGGGAACGATAAAAGCCGCGTTTGGAAGCGGGAAAACAGCGCTTCCGGGGGTTTACGCAGTGGGCGATATCGTGCGCGGGGCCTCCTTGGTGGTTTGGGCCATCAAAGATGGGCAGGATACGGCCAATGCGATCATTGCCGAGCTGCAACCTTCGGCTGCTATCGCCGCAGAATAA
- a CDS encoding undecaprenyl-diphosphate phosphatase codes for MPLLHLIILAIIQGVTEFLPVSSSAHLILFPALTGTTDQGPVIDVAVHFGTLLAVMLYFHSEVRKIFFGAGHLLKGRTTQPEARFALYLIYATLPAIAVGFMLKLSGVSGAMRENVALIGWAMLGFGLLLWWADRRPKSLKTLSDFSRGDALKLGLWQALALIPGTSRSGITITGALLAGYSRHEAARLSMLMSIPVILAATALASLDLIAEGATTRLRDAALAAAFAAFSAFIALGLMMRLLRSISFTPYVIYRVVFGASLILWASL; via the coding sequence ATGCCCCTGCTTCATTTGATTATATTAGCTATTATTCAAGGGGTTACCGAATTCCTTCCCGTTTCCTCAAGCGCCCATTTGATCCTATTTCCTGCGCTCACCGGTACCACAGATCAAGGGCCTGTTATCGATGTCGCCGTCCATTTCGGCACGCTGCTTGCCGTTATGCTGTATTTTCACAGCGAGGTGCGGAAGATCTTTTTTGGCGCCGGCCACCTATTGAAAGGCAGAACCACGCAACCCGAGGCCAGATTCGCGCTCTACCTGATCTATGCCACCCTGCCCGCCATCGCCGTCGGCTTTATGCTCAAACTTTCTGGTGTAAGCGGCGCGATGCGCGAAAATGTTGCGCTGATCGGCTGGGCAATGCTGGGATTCGGCCTGCTTCTCTGGTGGGCTGATCGACGCCCCAAAAGCCTGAAAACTCTTTCAGATTTCAGCCGAGGCGATGCGCTGAAACTGGGCCTCTGGCAAGCGCTAGCGCTTATTCCGGGCACCTCGCGATCCGGCATCACCATCACCGGGGCGCTCTTGGCAGGCTATAGTCGGCACGAAGCCGCGCGCTTATCCATGCTGATGTCAATCCCGGTGATCCTAGCCGCGACAGCGCTGGCCAGCCTTGATCTGATTGCCGAGGGAGCGACCACACGATTGCGCGATGCGGCATTGGCCGCCGCTTTTGCAGCCTTCTCAGCGTTCATTGCTTTGGGGCTAATGATGCGCCTGCTGCGCAGCATCAGCTTCACGCCTTATGTGATCTATCGGGTGGTTTTCGGGGCTAGCCTGA